The Malus domestica chromosome 08, GDT2T_hap1 genomic interval ATGATGCAAGTGACCCTTTATCTCAGCGGTGAACATATGTTGAGCTGTTACATGACGATGTGGGTTCAAATTCTATCAGTGGCTTATCGAACACGGAGGCAGATTATCTACCCTCTTTTTCCCATACCCttcccatcccctcctatttgtgaggtcacggttaagccatgtcaatattttatattcctattactttttgttttattatctctattaaaaaattaatataaaatgttgacgtggcttaaccgtgaccgcacaaataggaggggatgggaaGGGCATGGGAAAGGGAGGGCAGATAATCTGCCTCCATCGAACACCTAGTCTAACAAaataacatataaaaaaaatgatgaccAATGATGGCTAATGATGGCTAATCATGACTACTACCTATGAGTCAACTAGCTATAATTacatgagaaatgctaagaagactcAAATAAATAGGATTCTCTATGGACTTTCTGTCACCTCATAACTCacattttataatatttatataaaataacgttaaactgtgaggtgGTAGAAAAATCCATTAAAAGTCTCGTGAGAGAGTCTCTTTAACATTTCCTTAATACATTTCAACAGGTTCGTAGTCaatgaaatgaaatattttctaaTCTTCTTAaatgtttcaaaaattcaaatccgAACTTGGATCATACGTTACCACTTCAGTATATTTATAGTAGTGTAGATAACTGTTTGGGCCCGAATTTACACCATCGGTCCAAGTAATTAAGGCTGTCAGATGATTAGAGATTTTTCTTGACATTACTATTGTTTTGAAAATATCCTTAAAGTGTGCAGAGTTGTGATACGCATAAAGCTCCATGTAGAAGAAGCTATGTGAAATGACATGCAGCATTAGAGTCCTATCTTGCATGTGATCCATGAGGAACAATAACAAAAGGATGCAATTAATATTGGATGATCAgcacgtgttccttcctcggccacaGTTGTGAGATTCAAAAGTTAGCAGCGCACCCAACGTAACATCACCATATTTTACTCATCGGCCAAGCTCGGtcgtcgagttggcacgccccgcatacaaccgaatgacatagttagctcattaattactcagcctgcgcgccacgtaggcttagtagtttttagggtcaacattttggcacgcccggtgggaccaaGTGCTAAAACTATGACGTTCACATGATATATCTTGATCAGGCTTCCTGGGATGAGTTTCATCGCCtattaaaggagcaaaaacaATGCTTCGAGAGATGGGGTAGAATTTCTAAAAAGCAAGAGGCCGGGGGGCAAATTTTCGCTCCGGCCACAATCAAAATTCGGCCTCAGAACATTGTCGAGATGGCAGAAGAACTTAGGTCACTTGTTGTTTCGATCGAGACTGAAAGtatggtaggcctagaagaaaaaattcaagtttCTAAGCCACAAATCGACTTAGACAATGATTCGTCAGAAAAGTGTTCCATGCCAATCgatatgattattggtgatACAGTCGATATGGAGAAATCCCGTTCGGCTAAGTTGTTCGAGTTGAAAGCCGAAATTGGCGAAGTAATTATGCctggggggcataataattgtttAACACATTCAGCGgccgaaaatgaaaaatatttcaccaaggcaaaaatatttggagaaaaTTCTTTATTCGGCCTAGAACGAAATCAATTTGAGAATTTTGATATTAAAAGATTTCggcttggaataaagcatcgttggcctcggcctaaacaaaagaatttattttcttcaccaTTCAGCTATTCAGCCGATGCTTAAGAAAATGATATAATTGGCGTTGCTGACTTTAATTGGTCAAGCTGCTAGTTTTCTCAATAGGCTGAGCTTTCACGAATaagaatttattttcttatcCATCTTGTTTGAGCCGATgatgcataagaaaataagCGGGCAACGAGCATCCTGACCtcgtacaaaaaaaaataaaaaataaaaaatcggcCGTCTAGGCCGAGAGTAAGCGAGCAAGTTCTGTGGATGTTAAAAACCATTCCAAGGCTTGATTTTTTatggcctatatatatatatatatatatatgaaaccaGTTGGCGTCATGGGGTTTAATATATATACTTGGCAACATGCATGTAGCAGTATCACATGTTCCTCGATCGCATTAAGACCTCGGCAGACGATGATGTTTCTCGGCCCACCAAGCATATATAGCTAATGTTCCTCAGTCAAAGATGATGTTCCCCGACTACTTttattagttatatatataggcaggcCAAGCTCCAGGAACAATTTTTCTCGACCCTCCCAAATGTTTTCTCGACCTCGACGGTCGAGAGTTGTGGTAGTTGTCTCCTTTTTTGCTCTCTGCTCTCCATTGCAGCTTTTCTGCCATCACAGATAGGCTGCTGAAAATCAAAGGTACCCATCAAATGTTAATAAATAGAATGCATGCATGTATGCATGTGCATGGAAAGGACAAGTGGCCAATTCTCCCGCTTGGATTTTCCACCCTGACAGAAATTGGGACTGATGGTTGCAGACTTTTTCAATAAAGTGGTTTTcccactttcttttgaccaaaagaaaaggaacGTGGGGGATTGGAGGAATATcaaagtgtgtgtgtatatatatatagccatGATGTTTTATATTGGAAGTTGGGTTGTCAAATCCAAGAGTCGAGATATTTAATACCCTTCGGTAGGGTTAGGAGGTGCTGACGTGTAGGCTACTTCCTGGTGACCATTCAGCGCCATGCTGCATTCTTTCTTAGGGCAGGTAAGCAAAGAGATTTGATGTAACTCAAAAATGGTGATATTATCGTGATCCATTTGGTGGAATAGTCTCGGCCGAGAAAAATCGCAGAGATGTGTTTGTCGAGCTCAACAGTgtttttcactttgtttctgctTGCTTCTATTCCGAGCTTTTCGACCTTGgatcagtatatatatataggcaggcCGAGCTGACAAGACAGATGCATCTCGACCTCGGCCCCATTTTTCTCTACCCCCCAATTCTTCTTGGCCTCGGCCCACTTTGCCCTCGATACCAATTTTTTCTCTACCCCCAAAGATTTTTGCCGAGCTTGGTATGGATTGTGGCAGCAAAGAGAAACCACAACACTGGTAGAACAGaggtgattttttttaacacgaaaatttcctgaaatgaaagagacaagaacaatgtgcacaaaataatatttgtatttgatgattttgggttacaatctctctcaaatttgatcctctgatttgaTCTCTGTAAGGTGTTGGTTTGTGGATGtacgattgatccaaagggccgttgggcttgatctaaggatgaacgttctttaagggccgtgggcttgatctttgaaagtggatttgagcggatcttcaaggagctgttggggcttgatcttaaggatgagcgtttcttcaagggctgttgaggcttgatcttgaataacggtgatgaacggatcttcaaggggcttttgggcttgatcttgaagaacagtgatgaacaaatcttcaagggcttttgagctttgatcttgaaggacggttggatgtgtggatttgtcgacgttgttgatccaaagggccgttggggcttgatcttaggatgaacggatgatgaacgatgaacactttcttcaagggccgtcggggtttgatcttgaattggtggaagttcttcaagggcctttggggcttgatcttgaattgatggaagttcttcaaatggaccgtcggggcttgatcttggaagaacgatgaacgaagaaggctttcttgattcgggatgaacggatgatgaacgatgaacactttcttcaagggccgtcggggcttgatcttgaattggtggaagttcttcaaggggcatttggggcttgatcttgaattggtggataattgttgatccaagggccgtcaaggcttgatcttggaagaacgatgaacgaagaacgaagaacgaagaaggctttcttgattcttcgggatgaacggatgatgaacgatgaacactttcttcaagggccatcggggcttgatcttgaattggtggaagttcttcaaaggggccatcggggcttgatcttgaaggtggatgattgttgatccaagggccgtcggggcttgatcttggaagaacgatgaacgaagaacgaagaaggctttcttgattcttcgggaacctggatgcttgaggacttcggagtttcagagcttcagagcttcaaggtgtcaTATGAATTGGTTTccccaaaatgaatgaaattggcttctatttatagaattttccaaggcctaattttgaatataatattccagatgaaataagtcgtttctgccaggtgttgacacgtgtcctgtttgatgactttttcgatgattcttgatttttttgtttaaacacacgctacgtgtaaaatttatgtaatacatgaacgttgaaactttgatttatcggtcaacatttatttaccgaaatttcgatgtctacaattttATTACCAAGAAATAAAATTTCTTTTCGGCAATACGACGAAATATTGTTGGCTAGGACCAGTTAATTTCCTTAAACATTCGGCTTATGAGCCGAAGTTCAAGGAAATTGGgaggcaatgtttgggcccgaATTTACACCATCGGTCCAAGTAATTAAGGTCTTCAGATGATTAGAGATTTTTCTTGACATTACTATTGTTTTGAAAATATCTTTAAAGTGTGCAGAGTTGTGATACGCGTAAAGCTCCATGTAGAAGAAGCTGTGTGAAATGTCATGCAGCATTAGAGTCCTATCTTCCATGCGAACCACGAGGAACAATAACACAAGGATGCAATTAATATTGGATGATCAGCATGTGGTTATGCCGCTTGGAGTAATCAAAATAAGGTGATGTGATGGGATCAGGGTGGTTTTGCAAATAATGCAAAACCATCAACCATGTGTTttaattatcatgcatgcatggatAAAGCTTATGAAGAGATGGTGGGATAAGTAGCACCACCAAATTTACAAGATTGGATCCGGCAAATGGTGATGACGTAAAGGAAGGTCATGATAAAGATGGTGATGACGTAATCCCATTTTAAAAGAAGGGATTAAGCTTTGATTGATGTGATAAGGTCTAATGCGTGAATGTAGGTGCATAAAAGATAAAGTTTTCAGAGTTCCATTTATTGTGAATATGCATGAGATAAATGCGTGGTCAACAGCAACTGTTAAAGATTTGGAGTCAGAGTGCAATTGGGATTGTTTTCCACGACTTAGGCATGCAGGTCTCTATAAATACCAAGCGGCAGACAACATTATagggacctccaattcaacacacaaactgccctgcgcaaaccctcgctctacgcgaaacctctcaacaaccttaagatttttattttcctttttcgccaacagatcttcagtttggataaacagcattgtgaaggcaaccgacgaacatcttcagtttcaATAAACAGCcatgttgccgtagaatcagcagACCGTGaagcatcttcagtttggataaacaacactgcgaCAGGGCTGACTGGTTATccatccaagtctcggtcgagaaggattttcaaatctttattggcagaggtcatctcattagccttctcggcgaagtgaggtgttacaagttactacattcggcacattgaaagccgaatttgatattgaacttcgcagaactagcagccttgtcttcaggctctagaacccgaaggccgagacgtgttccttcctcggccacaGTCGCGAGATTCAGAAGTTAGCAGCGCACCCAAAGCAACATCaccatattttactcctcggccgagctcgaccgtcgagttggcacgccccgcatacaaccgaatgacgtagttagctcattagttactcggcatgTGTGCCACATaggcttagtagtttttagggtcaacaataacTTATTGCGCAAACAACCTCATCACTCATGGATAGGCCCTTGAAACTTGTTTTACTTGTGAGTTTCCTAAGCATTGCAGCCACTCCCCTTAGTTTGGGCAATGCAAATCTGGGACTTCGGGTTCCTTTCAAAGAAAATGAGAGGCAAGCCCGTTATGATGTTCAAGCAAGATCTTCTTGATTCTTCGAACAGGCTTTCATCCTGGATTGGCGAAGGAGATTGTTGCTTTTGGCCTGGAGTTGTCTGCGGTAACTTAACCGGCCATGTCCACGCGCTCCACCTTGGTGATTACTATTTGGGTGGTAAGCTGAATCCTTCTTTGCTCAATCTAAGCCATCTCACTTACTTGGACCTAAGCAGCAATGATTTTGAAGGAATGCAGATTCCCAACTTCTTCGGTTCTCTTACAAGTTTAAGACATCTTGACCTCTCACAATCAGATTTTCAGGGAATAATTCCTCATCAGCTGGGGAATATTTATAATCTACACTTTCTCGACCTCCATGGTAACTATTTTGAGGTTAAGAGCCTGCAATGGATTTCTGGTCTTTCTCAGCTGCAGCACCTGGACATGAGTGGTGTAGATCTCAGAGAAGCATCCGATTTGTTCCAGGTGACAAACATTTTCCCCTCTTTGCTAGAGTACTTGAATATGTCTGATTGCAGAATTTATCAAATACCATTTGGAATTGCAAATGCTTCTGCTCTTAAAGTTCTTAATCTCGAGGGAAATTCCATCAGTTCTACTATACCAAAATGGTTGTACAGCCTTAGCCATCTCGAGTCATTATTTCTTTCCTACAATCACTTGCATGGCCAAATCTCAAGCTCCATTGCAAACTTAACAGACATCGTCAATCTTGACTTATTTCATAATCAACTTGAAGGGGAACACCCAACCTCAATGGGAAATCTTTGCAAGTTGACGGTTTTTGATCTATCGAGGAACCGTGTCAATGGGAGGATATCCGAAATCTTTGAAAGTTTGTCTAGGTGCAATTCAAGTCAACTAGAGTCTTTGAGCTTATCCAATAATAATCTTTCTGGTCTTTTGACAGATGAGCTaggaaattttgaaaaattacgTTTCCTTGATCTTTCAAGCAATTCAATATCAGGTTCCATTCCAACGTCCTTAGGAAATCTGTCATCCTTAGAAGAATTACGCATTCATAATAATTCCCTCAAGGGTGTCGTCTCTAAAGTTCATTTTACCAATCTTAAAAAATTGGTGAAACTTTATACAAAGAATAATTTATTGACTCTGGAAACCAGTAGAGATTGGCATCCACCATTTCAACTCCGAGTGTTGTTCTTAGATTCTTGGTATCTAGGGCCAGAG includes:
- the LOC103411079 gene encoding receptor-like protein EIX2 isoform X1, with the protein product MQIWDFGFLSKKMRGKPVMMFKQDLLDSSNRLSSWIGEGDCCFWPGVVCGNLTGHVHALHLGDYYLGDFQGIIPHQLGNIYNLHFLDLHGNYFEVKSLQWISGLSQLQHLDMSGVDLREASDLFQVTNIFPSLLEYLNMSDCRIYQIPFGIANASALKVLNLEGNSISSTIPKWLYSLSHLESLFLSYNHLHGQISSSIANLTDIVNLDLFHNQLEGEHPTSMGNLCKLTVFDLSRNRVNGRISEIFESLSRCNSSQLESLSLSNNNLSGLLTDELGNFEKLRFLDLSSNSISGSIPTSLGNLSSLEELRIHNNSLKGVVSKVHFTNLKKLVKLYTKNNLLTLETSRDWHPPFQLRVLFLDSWYLGPELPLWFQRQTQLQYLSMVNTRISGTIPTWFWNFSSQLRFVDLSHNQLYGEVPNIVGAPLDIIDLSSN
- the LOC103411079 gene encoding receptor-like protein EIX1 isoform X2, producing the protein MSTRSTLVITIWVGIIPHQLGNIYNLHFLDLHGNYFEVKSLQWISGLSQLQHLDMSGVDLREASDLFQVTNIFPSLLEYLNMSDCRIYQIPFGIANASALKVLNLEGNSISSTIPKWLYSLSHLESLFLSYNHLHGQISSSIANLTDIVNLDLFHNQLEGEHPTSMGNLCKLTVFDLSRNRVNGRISEIFESLSRCNSSQLESLSLSNNNLSGLLTDELGNFEKLRFLDLSSNSISGSIPTSLGNLSSLEELRIHNNSLKGVVSKVHFTNLKKLVKLYTKNNLLTLETSRDWHPPFQLRVLFLDSWYLGPELPLWFQRQTQLQYLSMVNTRISGTIPTWFWNFSSQLRFVDLSHNQLYGEVPNIVGAPLDIIDLSSN